CACAACGGGATAAATGGAGTTAGATGAGTTTGCTGGGGGTGTAAGTAGCTGGGTTATGCTAGATAAAAATAGCTAGAAAATCGCTAAGGTGTTAAATGATTTAAAATTACTAAGTTAAATAAAGTAAGCTAACAATACTTTAGTTTTCTAATTGGCTGTTAGACAAAATATCTAAAAGCTATCATTTTAATGAGAACCACATCAGTTAATTAGTTTAAGTAAGCCTTTTGTGTAAAGCTGAATTTATTAACTCCAATCCTTATTAATTGCGGTAAAACATTAAACTGCTTTGATTAAATAGCGCTTGAAATAAATAATTTAAATATAATTGCACATCGAATTAGCATCTAATTTTTATCCGGTTAATCCAACATCAATCAACATATATGGAAAATAACATTCTAATTTTCATTTCTGAATAGCATCCTTAATAAAGACGCTTTTTAAAAAACTAAGAGAGCAAAAGGGACGTTAATTTAAAGAGCAATAATACACTCTCTATCCAGTTACTTTGATATCTTATTTAACATAATATACATTATGCGTAATTAAGTATGTGGAAGATTAGGGGGCTGATGTCACTCTATTCGGTTGGTTTGTTGGCTGTGATTGCTTACAGACCTTTTGGCATGACAGCGTTGTTGGTATACAGGCCTGTGTGTGAACTTTATGCTTAAAGCTGTGTTTTTAATTTAAAGTGGCTCAGATGATTTGATTTAGGCGTATTAAATTTAATCGTGCGCTACGTAAAATCTGAAATAAGTTTAGAGGTATATGTCGTCAGATTTTACGTAGAGCACGATAAGGAATTCGACGTAATTTAAATTTTGAAATGCATATGAAGGCGTTTTACAACGTAGATTACGTGACCTAGATAGGAGTTTTAGAAATAACTCATGAGGTGTCGAATTCTTTGCAATGTTTCTAGTCAGAGAGTTTTATAACTTCAACATTCAAACGATTCGCTATTTTTACTTACTACGACTAAATACTTCTTCAAGGCGTTTTATATCTTCTTCAAAAGACAATGTTTCTTTAGCTCTTTGGAAACTTACCGATAAATATTTGTTTGCCGCGTTCTCAAAGTTTTTATCTTTTGAACGATATGTTGTGTGCACAGTAATGAGTGACTTTAATATGCGGATTGCTACTTCAATTTTATCAGCTCCATCTCTTGCAATACTGGTATAGGCGTCGTCAAAGATATCCTCAACAACCAGTTCAGGCACAGACACACGGTCGTACTTTACTGATTCATTTTTTAGAGTGTCACTTCTTTCTTCAGGGGCACATTCGTTATCGTACTCCCAAGTTAACAACAATCGAGTAATGCTGCTCAGTATGGTTATAGCGGTTCCGTGATCGTTAACGGAGGGTGAAAGTGCGCGACATGCAATTTCTGCTAGCACAATAAATCCAAATCTGGGGTCAGCTTCAAATGAACGTGTTTCACTAATTGAAAATGCACATTCAATGTCATTGTCTTTTACTGGTTGTGTTGTATAAGCAATAGGCTTCTCGGGCGTAACAAATTCACCGGGAAGCATGGCGACATTAATAAACACATCGTTTTGTTTTGCATAATATTGAAGCTTAGCGATATCGATAAGCTGTATGTACCCTACTCGCTTACTATATATGGTATGGGTCCCCTGCACTGCTGCTTGGCTCGCCGGTACTGCACCTAAACATGGACGTGAAATTCTATTTTCTATCGCGCGTTTTGTAGCAGCTTCTACTTTAAGCACGGTCGAGCCTACACGGCCTAGTCGAGCAACGCTATCTACCCATCGAATAAACGTTAAAATAACCATGACAAACGCAAAGCAAGTTAACGCAAATAAAATAAATGTGCCTGATTTACCGAAAAACGCATTGTTCATAACTGTAAGCGCTACTGCGCTATAGATAAATGCCCCAATAAAAACAGACAAAGCGTTTTGAGACACGTCGTCTGAAATTATTAAGCTTAAACTTCTTGGCGTTGAAGACTGACTTGCTGACGCGTAGGCGTTAACCATAGTGCCTGCAGAGAACGTTGCTATCACCATCATGCTTGACGCCATAATGGAAAGTAGCGTCTCTACGGATTCAGGTTTTATTTCAGGGATATGTTCATGCAATGACGTACCGTCGGCAACTTTAGCAACAAATACAGACATAAAAGACAATAGGCAGAAGGCTAAAGGCTTTACCCATAGTTTTTCTTTAAAGTGGTAGACTAAAAATCGCAATCTATCTACCGTAATTGGCGCTTCCATTCATAACTCTCAAGATGCTTGTTAATTTTATATACGGGTAATTCATTAGATTCGTTTACGTTTTATGTCTCTATTTAAAATTTTGAGTGTATAAATACTCAATCTAATTGATAATCATTATCAATAGAGTTAATGTGTATGCGATTTCAATTGGACGCATGCTATGGACATATGGACACTGCAAAAATACTTATCATTGAAGATGACGTAACGTTAAGTCAACAAATCGCTACACTATTGACAGACAAAGGCTTTGAAGCCCGTCAATGCCATGATGGAGATCAGGGTTTGGCGACTGCGCTTCAAGAGCGGTTCGACCTCATATTGCTAGACGTGTTATTGCCTAAGATGAATGGCTTTTCCCTTTTGAGTCAGCTTAGAAAGCAAAAGCAGACACCCGTTATGATGGTTACCGCCTGTGGTGCTGAGCAAGAACGTATCAAGGGTTATAGTAACGGCGCCGATGACTATATGCCTAAACCATTCAGCTTTGTCGAGATGATGCTGCGTATCGAGGCGTTATTACGTCGTTCATTCACGTCTCAAAAACAGGAAACGGTTGTCAATGTGCTTAACGTTGACGAAATAGCGTTGGATAAAAAAACGCTGAAAGCCTGTTTCGCTGAAAAAGACCTTGGTTTAACACCTATCCAATTTAAGCTGTTGTGGGTAATGCTTGAAAATAAAGACGAAGTAATGAGCAAACCGCTTCTTTATCAAACGGTGCTTGATAGAACGTTCAGTCGTTATGATAGAAGCCTTGATATGCACATGAGTAGAGTACGTAAAAAACTGGTGGAAGCCGGTATGTCCCCTACTCGCCTTGCCACTCAACATGGCAAAGGCTATTTGTTTTCATGAAAAAGAAACTGTTTTGGAAGCTCTGTGCAACCATTGCGGTTGGCACTGTTGCCTTGATTTGGGTTGTTGATTGGCTAACAACGCAAACTGAAACCACAATGAGCCACTTGTCAATTGAACACCAACAACAGCTCAATAATTATGGAAAAGAAGCCGAACGCGTATATTTGGAAGAAGGCGAAGCGGCGCTAGCGACATGGCTTAGTACCTTTCAAAAGAAGGAAAAAACCTGGGCCGCCATTGTTACTTCAAACATTAAGCCCCTTGCCGACAGTAAAATCCCTCAAACCTATATTGATGAGTTTAGGATTGGACGAAGTGTCGAGTGGAAAATACATCTTTATTTTGACTACAACCCTATTATGGAAGTCCCTTTTCTAGACTCAAAATCGCATTTTTTAATTCAATTACCACAAAGGATGCGGCCAGGTACTTACCTCACCTATATCGATATATTGCTTCAAATAGCATTGCCTTTCGTGATTTTGTGCGCTGTCAGCTTTGTCCTTTATCGCCATGTTATGACACCACTTAAAAAGCTGGAAACCGCAACAACCGCATTTAGTAAAGGTAAGTTTGATGTTCGTGTTAGTGACTCTTTAAGCAATCGTAACGATGAACTTTATACGCTTGCTGTGCATTTTGACGGTATGGCTGAACGCATTGGAAAGCTTATTTACAACCAGCGTGAATTACTCTCAGATTTATCCCATGAACTAAGAACGCCGCTAACCCGCGTTGATATGGCAATTGATATGCTTGAGAACGATATCGATAACAAAAATACGTTGGCGCGCCTACGCTATGAATCTCAGAATATGCGCGCCTTAGTTGAAGACGCATTAACGCTGGCATGGCTGAACAATGAATCGCCAGCGCTTAATAACGAGTCGTTTGATCTTTCAGAACTTATACAAGTCATATGTGATGACGCGGCATTTGAATACCCAGACAGAACAATTAATTTAACACTGCCAGAATGTGCGCCCATCGAGCAAAGTAGCCAGCAAGCACTGGGACAGGCTATCGAGAATATTATTCGCAACGCATTAAAATACACACCAGAACACAGTCGTATTGAAGTTAACCTTGTATGCCACGCGACTCACTACGCGCTTTCTGTATTAGATTTTGGTCATGGTGTACCAGAGAGTATGTTGGGTGACATTTTTAAACCCTTTTTTAGAGTGGATAAATCCCATGGAACCCACGTGATTGGGCAAAAACGCGGTGGTTTTGGTTTGGGACTAGCGTTGGCACAACGCCAAGTTACAGCGGTTGGCGGTAAAATTAGCGCACGAAATCATGCGCAAGGCGAATTGACTGGTCTAGAAATAGACATCGTGTTACCGCGCTAGCGGTAACACATTGGTTGACTGGAGAAATGGAAAGCTAAGTTATACTGGTAATTTTTTTAGCAAGTTCGTTTCTGACAATTGCAGCACCCTCGGCAAGTGCTTTTAATTTTGCATTGGCAACGTCACTCGCCAGCGGCGCCATTCCGCAGTTAGTACAGGCAATAAGTTTATCTGGCTCGACGTATTTCAGTGCCTCTCGAAGTGTTGCTGCCACTTCTTCTGGCGTTTCAACTTCATTGGTTG
The DNA window shown above is from Alteromonas sp. KC3 and carries:
- a CDS encoding DUF2254 domain-containing protein, whose translation is MEAPITVDRLRFLVYHFKEKLWVKPLAFCLLSFMSVFVAKVADGTSLHEHIPEIKPESVETLLSIMASSMMVIATFSAGTMVNAYASASQSSTPRSLSLIISDDVSQNALSVFIGAFIYSAVALTVMNNAFFGKSGTFILFALTCFAFVMVILTFIRWVDSVARLGRVGSTVLKVEAATKRAIENRISRPCLGAVPASQAAVQGTHTIYSKRVGYIQLIDIAKLQYYAKQNDVFINVAMLPGEFVTPEKPIAYTTQPVKDNDIECAFSISETRSFEADPRFGFIVLAEIACRALSPSVNDHGTAITILSSITRLLLTWEYDNECAPEERSDTLKNESVKYDRVSVPELVVEDIFDDAYTSIARDGADKIEVAIRILKSLITVHTTYRSKDKNFENAANKYLSVSFQRAKETLSFEEDIKRLEEVFSRSK
- a CDS encoding response regulator transcription factor, whose amino-acid sequence is MDTAKILIIEDDVTLSQQIATLLTDKGFEARQCHDGDQGLATALQERFDLILLDVLLPKMNGFSLLSQLRKQKQTPVMMVTACGAEQERIKGYSNGADDYMPKPFSFVEMMLRIEALLRRSFTSQKQETVVNVLNVDEIALDKKTLKACFAEKDLGLTPIQFKLLWVMLENKDEVMSKPLLYQTVLDRTFSRYDRSLDMHMSRVRKKLVEAGMSPTRLATQHGKGYLFS
- a CDS encoding sensor histidine kinase, which gives rise to MKKKLFWKLCATIAVGTVALIWVVDWLTTQTETTMSHLSIEHQQQLNNYGKEAERVYLEEGEAALATWLSTFQKKEKTWAAIVTSNIKPLADSKIPQTYIDEFRIGRSVEWKIHLYFDYNPIMEVPFLDSKSHFLIQLPQRMRPGTYLTYIDILLQIALPFVILCAVSFVLYRHVMTPLKKLETATTAFSKGKFDVRVSDSLSNRNDELYTLAVHFDGMAERIGKLIYNQRELLSDLSHELRTPLTRVDMAIDMLENDIDNKNTLARLRYESQNMRALVEDALTLAWLNNESPALNNESFDLSELIQVICDDAAFEYPDRTINLTLPECAPIEQSSQQALGQAIENIIRNALKYTPEHSRIEVNLVCHATHYALSVLDFGHGVPESMLGDIFKPFFRVDKSHGTHVIGQKRGGFGLGLALAQRQVTAVGGKISARNHAQGELTGLEIDIVLPR